A single region of the Nocardioides aquaticus genome encodes:
- a CDS encoding UTP--glucose-1-phosphate uridylyltransferase encodes MGSPALKKALAKMAGAGIDEVAVETFAHYFRLLEHGETGMVPESTIDPVDIDRLDDVEVDDETAREAVRQTAVIKLNGGLGTSMGMDRAKSLLCVRRGLSFLDIIARQVLHLRSEYDAPLPLLMMNSFRTSADTLTALQRYDDLAVDGLPLEFLQNKEPKLLTKDLSPVSWDADPDLEWCPPGHGDIYTALRGTGLLQDLIDQGYRYVFVSNSDNLGAVPDARVAGWFAQSGAPFAIEAVRRTPSDRKGGHFARRKADGRIVLRESAQTLPEDAKALADLDRHRFCSTNNLWFDTHAMKEALDARDGILGLPLIRNVKNVDPGDPSSPEVVQVETAMGAAIEVFEGARLIEVGRERFVPVKTTNDLLVLRSDVYEIGQDFVLDPVAEVPFVELDGDHYKLVGQFDKHFPEGAPSLKEATSLRIEGDWTFGRGVRVQGDVALEGGTGRRVEADEVLTGTRSG; translated from the coding sequence ATGGGTAGCCCAGCACTGAAGAAGGCCCTGGCGAAGATGGCAGGGGCCGGCATCGACGAGGTCGCGGTGGAGACCTTCGCGCACTACTTCCGACTCCTCGAGCACGGGGAGACGGGGATGGTGCCGGAGTCGACCATCGACCCGGTCGACATCGACCGTCTCGACGACGTCGAGGTCGACGACGAGACCGCCCGCGAGGCCGTCCGGCAGACGGCGGTGATCAAGCTGAACGGCGGCCTGGGCACCTCGATGGGGATGGACCGTGCCAAGTCCCTGCTCTGCGTGCGCCGCGGGCTGTCCTTCCTCGACATCATCGCCCGCCAGGTGCTGCACCTGCGCTCCGAGTACGACGCGCCGCTGCCGCTGTTGATGATGAACTCGTTCCGCACCTCCGCCGACACCCTCACCGCGCTGCAGCGCTACGACGACCTCGCCGTGGACGGGCTGCCGCTGGAGTTCCTGCAGAACAAGGAGCCCAAACTGCTGACCAAGGACCTCAGCCCGGTCAGCTGGGACGCCGACCCGGACCTCGAGTGGTGCCCGCCCGGGCACGGCGACATCTACACCGCGCTGCGCGGCACCGGCCTGCTCCAGGACCTCATCGACCAGGGCTACCGCTACGTCTTCGTCTCCAACTCCGACAACCTCGGCGCCGTGCCCGACGCCCGCGTCGCCGGCTGGTTCGCCCAGTCGGGCGCCCCGTTCGCGATCGAGGCCGTGCGTCGCACGCCCTCGGACCGCAAGGGCGGGCACTTCGCGCGCCGCAAGGCCGACGGCCGGATCGTGCTCCGCGAGAGCGCGCAGACCCTGCCCGAGGACGCGAAGGCGCTCGCCGACCTCGACCGGCACCGGTTCTGCTCGACCAACAACCTGTGGTTCGACACCCACGCCATGAAGGAGGCCCTCGACGCCCGCGACGGCATCCTGGGCCTGCCGCTGATCCGCAACGTCAAGAACGTCGACCCCGGTGACCCGTCCAGCCCCGAGGTGGTCCAGGTCGAGACCGCGATGGGTGCCGCGATCGAGGTTTTCGAGGGCGCCCGGCTGATCGAGGTCGGCCGCGAGCGGTTCGTGCCGGTCAAGACCACCAACGACCTGCTGGTGCTGCGCTCGGACGTCTACGAGATCGGCCAGGACTTCGTCCTCGACCCGGTCGCCGAGGTGCCCTTCGTCGAGCTCGACGGCGACCACTACAAGCTGGTCGGCCAGTTCGACAAGCACTTCCCCGAGGGCGCCCCCTCGCTGAAGGAGGCCACCTCCCTGCGCATCGAGGGCGACTGGACCTTCGGTCGCGGGGTGAGGGTCCAGGGCGACGTCGCCCTCGAGGGCGGCACCGGACGCCGCGTGGAGGCCGACGAGGTCCTGACCGGCACCCGCAGTGGCTGA
- a CDS encoding 5-formyltetrahydrofolate cyclo-ligase, translating to MAGSQPPPHPPTPPSAGPAKLALRDQVLAGRRRRPLASLAEDARATATHLLDTPEVRRAGTVAAYVAVGAEPGTSALLNALLASRRRVLLPLLQADGDLDWASHTGESQLYPARRGLLEPLGEPLGRDAVAGADVVLVPGLAVDDTGLRLGRGGGSYDRALARVPAGTLTCVLLYPEEVGRSVPGEEHDRRVGAVATADGVHRF from the coding sequence GTGGCCGGGTCGCAACCTCCTCCTCATCCGCCGACCCCGCCCTCGGCGGGGCCGGCCAAGCTGGCGCTGCGCGACCAGGTCCTCGCGGGCCGTCGCAGGCGCCCCCTCGCGTCCCTCGCCGAGGACGCCCGGGCCACCGCGACGCACCTCCTCGACACCCCGGAGGTACGCCGGGCGGGGACCGTCGCGGCGTACGTCGCCGTCGGCGCGGAGCCGGGCACCTCGGCCCTGCTGAACGCCCTGCTGGCCTCCCGCCGGCGGGTCCTCCTACCGCTGCTGCAGGCCGACGGCGACCTCGACTGGGCCTCCCACACCGGGGAGAGCCAGCTCTACCCCGCCCGCCGGGGCCTGCTCGAACCCCTCGGGGAGCCGCTGGGACGCGACGCCGTCGCCGGCGCCGACGTCGTCCTGGTCCCCGGGCTCGCGGTGGACGACACGGGCCTGCGCCTCGGCCGTGGCGGCGGTTCCTACGACCGGGCGCTGGCGCGGGTGCCGGCCGGCACGCTGACCTGCGTGCTGCTCTACCCCGAGGAGGTGGGGCGCTCGGTGCCGGGCGAGGAGCACGACCGCCGGGTCGGCGCCGTCGCGACCGCCGACGGGGTGCACCGGTTCTGA
- a CDS encoding penicillin acylase family protein, which translates to MMGTTMADETTTAPRPGALARARRAVLGWPPAARLTSYVALGVVLSLVLGLVLVVTVVRRPLPPTEGAEVMPGLTGDVEVLRDAHGVPQVWADTTEDLMRAQGWVTASERFFQMDVRRHVAEGRLAELFGADAVPGDRLARTLGWARTARAELAVVEPETRAALAAYAAGVNAYLEARGTSEVAVEYTLLGIGGVGHTPEPWSETDSLAWLKTVAWEIGGDLDAEVDRALTTAAVGEAVVDDLFPSTEVADPVVDQGALVDGVFEQDAVTGGTRNPLRPAYGPLDDPGVLDQLRRTDAALDRLPSWVASGAGRGSNAWVVDGDHSVTGAPLLANDPHLDATLPGVWMPVGLHCREVSAACPYDVAGSSLPGVPGVVVGHNADVAWGVTSLGADVTDLFLERVDGDTYRFEGESLPLRVRRERIRVAGGDDVEVEVRSTRHGPLLSDVLDPVADVAGSEDHAVAVRWTGLEPGTTADAILALDRAADWEDFRAAAARFTLPALGMVYADTAGRVGFQAAGAVPVRKSGNDGSLPVAGWRAETDWTGRDVPAAGLPSVVDPDGGVLVAANQAAAGTRYPTLLTTSPDPGYRAARITERLDAALAEGGRVSAQDMVSIQGDDLHPLADRLVPLLLDVDLPAGYASDGQRLLATWDGTQPPTSGAAAYFNAVWRSLLAGAFDDELPLAVRPDGGARWVAVVDRLLDEPDSPWWDDLGTDGEIESRDDVLRDALLDARDDLTSRQAFEADEWTWGRAHALDLEAATGPLWGSDVARAFLDRTGPPTGGSGAAVEATDWDAAAPDEEPGDDPWRVTTAPSMRMVVDLGDLDASGWVTLGGVSGHPTSPHYDDQLDPWAAGDLLAWPFSREAVEDAAEDVLVLEPGEE; encoded by the coding sequence ATGATGGGCACCACCATGGCCGACGAGACCACCACGGCGCCCCGGCCGGGAGCGCTGGCCCGCGCCCGTCGGGCCGTCCTCGGCTGGCCGCCGGCGGCGCGCCTCACCTCCTACGTCGCGCTCGGCGTCGTGCTGAGCCTCGTGCTCGGCCTGGTCCTCGTGGTGACGGTGGTCCGTCGACCGCTGCCGCCGACCGAGGGTGCCGAGGTGATGCCCGGGCTGACCGGTGACGTGGAGGTGCTGCGCGACGCGCACGGCGTGCCGCAGGTCTGGGCAGACACCACCGAGGACCTGATGCGGGCCCAGGGCTGGGTCACGGCCTCCGAGCGGTTCTTCCAGATGGACGTGCGTCGCCACGTGGCGGAGGGCCGGCTCGCCGAGCTGTTCGGTGCCGACGCGGTCCCGGGCGACCGGCTGGCGCGCACCCTGGGCTGGGCGCGGACGGCCCGCGCGGAGCTGGCCGTCGTGGAGCCGGAGACCCGGGCGGCGCTGGCGGCCTACGCCGCGGGCGTCAACGCCTACCTCGAGGCCCGTGGCACCTCCGAGGTCGCGGTCGAGTACACGCTGCTCGGGATCGGCGGGGTCGGCCACACGCCCGAGCCGTGGAGCGAGACTGACTCGCTGGCCTGGCTCAAGACCGTGGCCTGGGAGATCGGTGGCGACCTCGACGCCGAGGTCGACCGGGCGCTGACCACCGCCGCCGTCGGGGAGGCCGTCGTCGACGACCTGTTCCCCTCCACCGAGGTCGCCGACCCGGTGGTCGACCAGGGCGCGCTGGTCGACGGGGTCTTCGAGCAGGACGCCGTCACCGGCGGGACCCGCAACCCGCTGCGCCCGGCGTACGGGCCGTTGGACGACCCCGGCGTGCTCGACCAGCTCCGCCGCACCGACGCCGCCCTCGACCGGCTGCCGTCCTGGGTGGCCAGCGGCGCCGGCCGCGGGTCGAACGCCTGGGTCGTCGACGGCGACCACTCCGTGACCGGGGCGCCGTTGCTGGCCAACGACCCCCACCTCGACGCCACCCTGCCCGGGGTGTGGATGCCGGTGGGTCTGCACTGCCGCGAGGTCAGCGCGGCCTGTCCGTACGACGTGGCGGGGTCCAGCCTGCCCGGGGTGCCCGGGGTGGTGGTCGGGCACAACGCCGACGTGGCGTGGGGCGTGACCAGCCTGGGGGCCGACGTCACCGACCTGTTCCTCGAGCGCGTCGACGGCGACACCTACCGCTTCGAGGGGGAGTCGCTGCCGTTGCGGGTGCGCCGTGAGCGGATCCGCGTCGCCGGCGGCGACGACGTCGAGGTGGAGGTGCGCTCGACGCGCCACGGTCCGCTGCTGAGCGACGTGCTGGACCCGGTGGCCGACGTCGCCGGGAGCGAGGACCACGCCGTCGCCGTCCGCTGGACCGGCCTCGAGCCCGGCACCACCGCCGACGCGATCCTGGCCCTGGACCGGGCCGCCGACTGGGAGGACTTCCGCGCCGCGGCGGCCCGCTTCACCCTGCCCGCGCTGGGCATGGTCTACGCCGACACCGCGGGCCGGGTGGGGTTCCAGGCCGCGGGCGCCGTGCCGGTGCGCAAGAGCGGCAACGACGGGTCGCTGCCGGTCGCCGGCTGGCGCGCGGAGACCGACTGGACCGGGCGCGACGTGCCGGCGGCCGGCCTGCCGAGCGTCGTGGACCCCGACGGCGGGGTGCTGGTCGCGGCCAACCAGGCCGCGGCGGGGACGCGCTACCCGACCCTGCTGACCACCTCCCCGGACCCGGGCTACCGGGCCGCGCGGATCACCGAGCGGCTCGACGCCGCGCTCGCCGAAGGAGGCCGCGTCTCCGCCCAGGACATGGTCTCGATCCAGGGCGACGACCTGCACCCGCTCGCCGACAGGCTCGTGCCGCTGCTGCTCGACGTGGACCTGCCCGCCGGTTACGCCTCCGACGGGCAGCGGCTGCTCGCGACCTGGGACGGCACGCAGCCGCCGACCAGCGGGGCGGCGGCCTACTTCAACGCCGTGTGGCGCTCCCTGCTCGCGGGTGCCTTCGACGACGAGCTGCCCCTGGCGGTCCGCCCGGACGGCGGCGCCCGCTGGGTCGCGGTGGTCGACCGGCTGCTCGACGAGCCGGACTCGCCGTGGTGGGACGACCTGGGCACCGACGGCGAGATCGAGTCCCGCGACGACGTGCTCCGCGACGCCCTGCTCGACGCCCGGGACGACCTGACCTCGCGGCAGGCCTTCGAGGCCGACGAGTGGACCTGGGGCCGCGCGCACGCGCTCGACCTCGAGGCCGCCACCGGACCGCTGTGGGGCAGCGACGTGGCCCGGGCCTTCCTGGACCGCACCGGCCCGCCGACCGGGGGTTCGGGCGCCGCGGTCGAGGCGACCGACTGGGACGCCGCGGCCCCCGACGAGGAGCCCGGCGACGACCCGTGGCGGGTGACCACCGCCCCGTCGATGCGGATGGTGGTCGATCTCGGCGACCTCGACGCCTCCGGGTGGGTCACCCTCGGTGGCGTCTCGGGGCACCCGACGAGCCCGCACTACGACGACCAGCTCGACCCGTGGGCCGCGGGGGACCTGCTGGCCTGGCCGTTCAGCCGCGAGGCCGTCGAGGACGCCGCCGAGGACGTGCTGGTCCTCGAGCCCGGCGAGGAATAG